The Cloacibacillus sp. genome contains a region encoding:
- a CDS encoding pentapeptide repeat-containing protein encodes MAEEKETMELDEVLTSDTIQNMDFSRSDGLCRRSFARRILSGCLFDGAAVSGADFTGCHIEGCSFRGADLSDCSFEETELVGCDFSGAILTGAQFIRAKFLRVTLDGADMTKTLFQNGELLECSWVGAVIREAVFMDMASTLPDWQGTDAEKVLCAGCSLDGMKLTKARGSMMVLQQCSCRKITAEECDLSQIVAMGTDFSESKFLRCRLALGGFIGSNMTRCSFSGSDLSCAHLSGSVLALADLSGVSLEKANLTGSDLTYADLSRACLKMADLSHARVTHARFDGADLTAANGHDVCFSEASLSGAVTAGLRGTDERLLKAENFTKKNK; translated from the coding sequence ATGGCGGAAGAGAAAGAGACTATGGAGCTTGATGAAGTCCTGACCTCAGATACGATTCAGAATATGGACTTTTCCCGCAGCGATGGACTTTGCAGGCGTTCCTTTGCTCGACGGATACTCTCCGGATGCCTTTTCGACGGAGCGGCGGTTTCTGGAGCCGATTTCACAGGCTGCCATATAGAGGGGTGCTCATTCCGCGGCGCTGATCTGAGCGACTGCTCTTTTGAAGAAACGGAGCTTGTCGGCTGTGATTTTTCCGGCGCGATTCTGACGGGCGCACAGTTTATCCGCGCAAAATTCCTGCGTGTCACGCTGGACGGTGCGGATATGACGAAGACCCTGTTCCAGAATGGAGAACTTTTGGAATGCAGCTGGGTTGGAGCCGTCATTCGCGAGGCCGTTTTTATGGATATGGCCTCCACTCTGCCGGACTGGCAGGGGACCGACGCTGAAAAGGTCCTTTGTGCAGGATGCTCACTCGACGGCATGAAACTGACGAAAGCCCGCGGCTCGATGATGGTGCTCCAGCAGTGCAGCTGCCGTAAAATCACAGCAGAAGAATGCGATCTTTCCCAGATAGTCGCAATGGGCACAGACTTTTCGGAATCTAAGTTTCTGCGCTGCCGTCTTGCACTGGGCGGTTTTATCGGCAGCAATATGACTCGGTGTTCGTTTTCGGGCTCTGACCTTTCGTGCGCGCACCTTTCGGGTTCCGTGCTCGCCTTGGCCGACCTCTCAGGCGTTTCACTGGAGAAGGCCAACTTGACGGGCTCCGATCTAACTTACGCGGATCTTTCGCGCGCCTGCCTGAAGATGGCGGATCTGTCTCATGCGAGGGTGACGCACGCGCGTTTCGACGGAGCCGACCTTACGGCCGCGAACGGCCACGATGTGTGTTTCAGCGAAGCTTCACTATCGGGGGCCGTAACGGCGGGGCTCCGCGGCACGGACGAACGGCTGCTAAAAGCTGAAAATTTTACGAAAAAAAATAAATGA
- a CDS encoding DUF3540 domain-containing protein, which translates to MAYALPVEEPGGTLDKGTVMGVQGTALLVMTSQGVVRAGRAAGCLLAPRAGDGVLTAFLPNGEAWVTCVLTRTDGEAEIELPDKTTLRGRELSVESESTRIVSHSISMKGTVLSLGGGLLLQGFAAVQTAACRVGERISRKSGCYGELSEQTDGLDERRAGRMRIESESSYRLRAENADVRAQAMLDLDAERIKVG; encoded by the coding sequence ATGGCATACGCGCTTCCCGTGGAAGAACCAGGAGGGACACTTGACAAAGGCACTGTGATGGGCGTGCAGGGAACGGCGCTGTTGGTGATGACGAGCCAGGGCGTCGTACGCGCCGGGCGGGCCGCCGGGTGCCTTCTGGCCCCGCGCGCCGGAGACGGCGTGCTGACAGCCTTTCTTCCGAACGGAGAGGCATGGGTGACCTGCGTCCTGACACGCACAGACGGTGAAGCGGAGATAGAGCTTCCTGATAAAACGACTTTGAGGGGCCGCGAACTGTCGGTGGAGAGCGAGAGTACAAGAATTGTCTCACATTCCATATCCATGAAAGGTACGGTCTTATCTTTGGGCGGAGGCCTTCTTTTGCAGGGATTCGCCGCCGTACAGACAGCGGCGTGCCGTGTGGGGGAACGGATTTCCAGAAAGAGCGGATGTTACGGGGAGCTGTCCGAGCAGACTGACGGGCTGGATGAACGCAGGGCTGGCCGGATGCGCATAGAAAGCGAGAGCAGCTATCGCCTCCGCGCAGAGAACGCCGACGTGCGGGCACAGGCGATGCTCGATCTCGACGCGGAACGCATCAAGGTAGGCTAG
- a CDS encoding DUF4150 domain-containing protein, with amino-acid sequence MFALTLQGGTCMSSAPDVCKTPVPPGETVPVPYVNIFMCNMVLPNTACTKVFIAGALALTVKSQTAISNGDEPGVVGGVASSKFIGKGEFLRGSMKVTLEGAAAVSQGAMTKHNDSNTVGLCNAAAQAKVDVA; translated from the coding sequence ATGTTTGCGCTGACGCTGCAGGGAGGGACCTGCATGAGCTCCGCGCCGGACGTATGTAAGACGCCTGTTCCGCCCGGAGAGACAGTACCCGTGCCATACGTGAACATTTTTATGTGCAACATGGTGCTGCCGAATACGGCCTGTACCAAAGTATTTATCGCTGGCGCTCTGGCGCTCACGGTAAAATCGCAGACGGCCATATCCAACGGCGACGAGCCCGGCGTCGTAGGAGGCGTGGCCTCCTCGAAGTTTATCGGCAAGGGGGAATTCCTCCGCGGCTCTATGAAAGTGACGCTCGAAGGCGCCGCCGCCGTATCGCAGGGCGCAATGACGAAACACAACGACAGCAACACAGTCGGTCTCTGTAACGCAGCAGCGCAGGCTAAAGTGGATGTCGCGTAG
- the tssJ gene encoding type VI secretion system lipoprotein TssJ: MSRRLTGLFLVFFIILAGLMISPSGCEAAKKKPAPPPDGALKPSEVVWSQEKDGLSVSIEASEDLNYAYGSPFGLTLCLYQLSDLAKFTALASTFAGIDKLLGGEIDQLGGAALMSQVVRLQPGEKISKSFDRMEGAKYFAVAAGYAHGDPTGCSAYVQFPVNSTVIKLKHRKTATYYTAGIIAAKVSCNAKAVTVTGGEGEYEQ, from the coding sequence ATGTCGCGTAGGCTGACGGGGCTTTTTCTGGTCTTTTTCATTATATTGGCGGGGCTGATGATCTCACCATCCGGCTGCGAGGCTGCAAAGAAAAAACCGGCTCCGCCGCCGGACGGTGCGCTGAAACCCTCCGAGGTTGTTTGGAGCCAGGAGAAGGACGGGCTGTCGGTCTCTATCGAAGCTTCGGAAGATTTGAACTACGCCTATGGTTCGCCGTTTGGGCTCACATTATGCCTGTATCAGCTCTCGGACTTGGCGAAATTTACCGCGCTGGCCTCCACCTTCGCCGGAATCGACAAACTGCTTGGAGGGGAGATCGACCAGCTTGGCGGCGCGGCCCTGATGAGTCAGGTTGTGCGTCTCCAGCCTGGCGAAAAAATATCTAAGAGCTTCGACCGTATGGAGGGGGCCAAATATTTTGCCGTCGCGGCGGGCTACGCGCACGGTGATCCGACGGGCTGTTCAGCATATGTTCAATTTCCTGTGAATAGCACCGTCATTAAACTGAAGCACCGTAAAACCGCAACATACTATACAGCCGGGATCATCGCAGCCAAAGTTTCCTGCAATGCGAAGGCTGTAACCGTCACTGGAGGTGAAGGTGAATATGAACAATAA
- the tssK gene encoding type VI secretion system baseplate subunit TssK yields the protein MNNNPVFWEHGVFLQPQHFQLEYIQNIRRAAAAMALLNPYLWGVRRLEVNENAVSNGIFEIVSMELLLPSGEWVSFPGNAWLPPRTFGRAWTNPEAPLTVYAGIAEFRESGGNVVRASSPEEAPENFRYAAPSEPDSVPDYYCGEPDMDVSTLRYNMRLCFGEEEGGALWKIPLARLVRDGERVRIDERMAPPCVDIAAVPALYRIVHDVSDTLLSRNRHLDDYKIVGSDGNWQGIQSHGAMLIAILGLLGRSIPDLDRWLSAPNAHPWEVYGSLCRLAGELSVFAQDLSPLGETRQGGRIIPPYDHMDLYGCFRAVSRVIMRLVDTLVMGPQFIFDLEQAGTPGIYSAVMPRNALLAGNFDYWLLLRSSDVKELTAVSALSKLAPTSEMSDVVTQALPGIRMRRSEQPPLGLPRRGDTLYFRIDSNDPLWRRLEQDGEISYILPGAPEDLRVQVTVVER from the coding sequence ATGAACAATAATCCTGTCTTTTGGGAGCACGGCGTTTTTTTGCAGCCGCAGCATTTTCAACTCGAATATATCCAGAACATTCGGCGCGCAGCGGCGGCGATGGCTCTGCTGAATCCCTATCTATGGGGGGTACGCCGTCTGGAAGTGAACGAGAACGCCGTATCTAATGGGATATTTGAGATTGTATCAATGGAACTGCTCCTGCCGTCCGGTGAATGGGTCTCGTTCCCAGGCAACGCGTGGCTTCCGCCGCGTACCTTCGGGCGCGCGTGGACAAACCCGGAAGCGCCGCTGACCGTTTACGCTGGAATTGCAGAGTTTAGAGAGAGCGGCGGCAACGTCGTCAGGGCATCGTCGCCTGAGGAGGCCCCCGAGAACTTCCGCTACGCCGCGCCCTCTGAGCCGGACAGTGTGCCGGATTACTACTGCGGCGAACCGGATATGGACGTATCTACGCTCCGCTACAATATGCGGCTCTGTTTCGGTGAAGAAGAGGGCGGCGCACTTTGGAAAATTCCTCTGGCCCGTCTGGTGCGTGACGGGGAACGTGTGCGCATTGACGAACGCATGGCACCGCCCTGTGTGGATATCGCCGCCGTGCCGGCGCTGTACCGCATAGTACATGATGTATCCGACACCTTGCTATCGCGTAACCGTCATCTCGACGATTATAAAATCGTCGGCAGCGACGGGAACTGGCAAGGCATTCAAAGCCATGGGGCCATGCTCATCGCCATACTCGGACTGCTCGGACGGAGCATTCCAGACCTGGACCGTTGGCTGAGCGCCCCGAACGCTCATCCGTGGGAGGTCTACGGCAGCCTGTGCCGCCTTGCCGGCGAACTTTCTGTATTCGCGCAGGATCTTTCGCCGCTTGGTGAGACGAGGCAGGGCGGACGCATAATCCCACCTTACGACCATATGGATCTTTACGGCTGCTTCAGAGCCGTATCGCGTGTGATCATGCGGCTGGTAGACACGCTTGTGATGGGGCCCCAGTTCATCTTTGATCTCGAGCAGGCAGGGACGCCTGGCATATACTCCGCGGTGATGCCGCGAAACGCGCTCCTGGCGGGGAACTTTGACTACTGGCTCCTGCTGCGTTCTTCGGATGTAAAAGAGCTGACCGCGGTCAGCGCGCTCAGCAAACTTGCTCCGACGTCGGAGATGTCCGACGTCGTGACCCAGGCGCTGCCGGGCATCAGAATGCGCCGCAGCGAACAGCCGCCTCTCGGGCTGCCTCGCCGCGGCGACACGCTTTACTTCCGCATAGATTCCAACGACCCGCTCTGGCGCAGACTGGAACAGGATGGGGAAATATCATATATACTGCCCGGAGCGCCGGAAGACCTGCGTGTCCAGGTGACTGTGGTCGAGAGGTGA
- a CDS encoding DotU family type IV/VI secretion system protein → MKNLCERFTPLMAETLCCAGVPEEFGTPLADVNDRLVRLADQERVMAAGCGPDLSGTMRRELEAARFAVTAWADEQMLSSPRPDAALWSAMSLQFHYFATSEAGRLFYQELGKCLDTYGVPRRVRVQPSDAESRGGEDEENLLLEAEARTEQESWRILDLAERIDRAAAVRTDEDKEEAEALCVFALCLLYGFRGALYNDPALLGRVRKSCRALFDRFPAAPIPPARRRPKNVLAAVERVSFVALPVLICILFALYCGGVLANVPFHGGL, encoded by the coding sequence ATGAAAAACCTGTGTGAACGCTTTACACCGCTGATGGCTGAGACGCTCTGCTGTGCGGGGGTTCCCGAAGAATTTGGAACTCCGCTCGCAGACGTGAATGACCGTTTGGTTAGGCTTGCGGACCAGGAACGTGTTATGGCGGCTGGCTGCGGTCCCGATCTTTCCGGGACTATGCGCCGTGAACTGGAGGCGGCTCGTTTCGCCGTTACGGCATGGGCCGACGAGCAGATGCTGAGTTCTCCGCGTCCAGATGCAGCTTTATGGTCGGCGATGAGCCTTCAGTTTCATTATTTCGCCACCTCCGAGGCCGGAAGGCTTTTTTATCAGGAGCTGGGAAAATGCCTTGACACATACGGCGTTCCGCGGCGAGTCAGAGTCCAGCCCTCAGATGCCGAAAGCCGCGGCGGTGAGGATGAAGAAAATCTGCTTCTGGAAGCCGAAGCGCGGACGGAACAGGAAAGCTGGCGTATACTCGACCTCGCGGAACGGATAGACAGGGCTGCCGCCGTGCGTACGGACGAGGACAAAGAAGAGGCAGAGGCCCTGTGCGTATTTGCCCTCTGCCTGCTGTACGGCTTTCGCGGCGCTCTATACAACGACCCCGCTCTTCTGGGGCGCGTCCGTAAGTCGTGCCGCGCCCTCTTCGACCGTTTTCCCGCCGCGCCCATTCCTCCGGCGCGGCGCAGGCCGAAAAATGTGCTTGCGGCGGTGGAGCGCGTCTCCTTTGTGGCGCTGCCGGTTCTGATATGTATCTTGTTCGCCCTTTACTGCGGCGGGGTTCTTGCCAACGTGCCGTTTCATGGCGGCTTATGA
- a CDS encoding type VI secretion protein IcmF/TssM N-terminal domain-containing protein, with amino-acid sequence MNFLTKTLKYLLILLLLLILLAALTVLSWYEGWPMFTGAAVLGGIAALYITGRGLLALWRWRNKRAFVSKMMSEQRTAEVPEEVNAAVKNAWEQGMACVLGSPSRFSRRLRSSQPWFLVLEDGERESSPFDSFGRRLPEGSSPLYWHFLPSCVVLRLRGSVGDGGKTWESELEEFLGARRRSAPLRGIVLKLRFSAIEEMSESELGDLGQRLRTRVNQIMLTANAMYPVYILIEEIESLPGMSALLTQYLPETEGLLGGWAESWPGKWAAESAAARLEELILDGAAEGTPPHGDMLAALGRLKAAAPKLDILADAISRELSHQVNPEIVGIYFCSSCPVGRGPRRRPAFVGEFISRILPAAPLPQPFSGIPVGAGGKMALMAGWLLLTFSVCGLLAANTIYQYRILSQDPHFAESHKKLMGLDNMRGTLPADYSKLYSEMNYILELESAHSSWYLPKMGEDMLGRALTGVRHKYVRDVNRQILRPMIDQFRDILASPATEKTRGQNMDLAVELSWLTSALSDRIEEAHGIAVLERDEDDVSETFPLTELNGGEWTPVTGQLIVNALRWIESEEELALLSTEIKSLLVQSFTRRGSNLLEDLRAQLNSSHSAENVRLSQFWPHIPIQSEEDVQVEYCYTTAGMEELNDSMKNIEKIAGTSDVLKMYFDNFRADYLLDYAQAWEKFARSFTASGPSLRYGNLVTYPGYERITKVTDLPHVKVYQKIMTETAPLRDSKIKPSWVSSMGQVDAVVNYAIISQEKNKKPNLMEMFSAMETNPNLMNQLRTGVKSQTKVSDLVKASDSMRSFFANCSSLLGVFSNPNSALLLCTAKYGRAKGAEPPKGLPYGAALNDFKAAFSLIDEEWSPAREVLGGILDFIAAEATIETAKVLQLRWEDEVVNAPAVRSGSGGGDAIFGEKGLVPAFVQENLGALLSYSGGVLEPSTWEGMPFPFDEKFLDALVQGETAASQLLPPQQRESYGVTVSSRPPLVNPEVKARPNMMTLTLEGEDGPQQLLNQNFPKEASFTYSPKKSGKTVLVISFADFELRREYHGFKEFVQDFRTGEKTFYPKDFPNAAPLMVTSGIKTVKVPILVSNTEGIFTDPKVETRNFPSLPHNITRLVTN; translated from the coding sequence ATGAATTTTCTTACAAAAACATTAAAATATCTGCTGATTCTGCTGCTCCTGCTGATACTGTTGGCGGCCCTGACGGTTCTTTCGTGGTACGAGGGATGGCCGATGTTTACCGGCGCGGCGGTTCTTGGCGGAATAGCGGCTCTTTATATTACCGGACGCGGGCTTCTGGCCCTCTGGCGCTGGAGAAATAAGCGCGCCTTTGTATCTAAAATGATGAGCGAACAGCGGACCGCGGAAGTGCCTGAGGAAGTTAACGCTGCGGTCAAAAACGCATGGGAACAGGGAATGGCGTGCGTGCTCGGCTCGCCATCGCGCTTCAGCCGCAGGCTCCGCAGCAGTCAGCCGTGGTTCCTTGTGCTGGAAGATGGAGAGCGGGAGTCGTCGCCCTTTGATTCCTTCGGGCGCAGATTGCCGGAAGGCAGCTCTCCGCTCTACTGGCATTTTCTTCCGTCCTGCGTCGTGCTGCGCCTTCGCGGCTCAGTGGGCGACGGCGGTAAGACGTGGGAAAGTGAGCTGGAAGAGTTTCTCGGCGCGCGCCGCCGCTCGGCTCCGCTCCGCGGTATCGTGCTGAAGCTGCGCTTTTCTGCGATTGAGGAGATGAGCGAGTCGGAGCTGGGCGATCTTGGCCAGAGGCTCCGCACGCGCGTCAACCAGATCATGCTCACAGCCAACGCCATGTATCCCGTCTACATCCTTATCGAAGAGATTGAAAGCCTGCCGGGCATGAGCGCCCTGCTGACGCAGTACCTGCCGGAGACGGAGGGGCTCCTCGGCGGCTGGGCCGAGTCGTGGCCGGGCAAGTGGGCGGCGGAGAGTGCCGCCGCAAGGCTTGAGGAACTTATACTTGACGGGGCTGCCGAAGGCACGCCGCCGCACGGCGATATGCTGGCGGCGCTGGGTCGTCTGAAAGCCGCTGCCCCTAAACTAGACATATTGGCGGACGCCATATCGCGCGAACTTTCCCATCAGGTCAACCCTGAGATCGTCGGGATATACTTCTGCTCCTCCTGTCCCGTCGGACGCGGCCCGCGCAGACGTCCGGCCTTCGTCGGAGAATTTATTTCGCGCATACTGCCGGCCGCGCCGCTTCCGCAGCCCTTCAGCGGGATACCGGTAGGCGCTGGCGGCAAGATGGCGCTCATGGCGGGGTGGCTTCTGCTGACCTTCTCCGTCTGCGGGCTTCTGGCCGCCAACACTATATATCAATACAGAATACTCTCCCAGGACCCGCATTTTGCCGAGAGCCATAAAAAACTCATGGGGCTCGACAATATGCGCGGGACGCTTCCCGCCGATTACTCAAAGCTATACTCCGAGATGAACTATATCCTGGAGCTTGAGAGCGCGCACAGCTCATGGTACCTGCCGAAAATGGGCGAGGACATGCTTGGACGCGCCCTTACCGGAGTCAGGCACAAATACGTGCGGGACGTAAACAGACAGATACTAAGGCCGATGATCGACCAGTTCCGCGATATACTTGCCTCTCCCGCGACCGAGAAAACGCGCGGGCAGAATATGGACCTTGCAGTAGAACTATCGTGGCTCACATCCGCTCTGTCGGACCGCATCGAAGAGGCGCACGGCATCGCCGTGCTGGAGCGTGACGAAGATGATGTCTCAGAGACATTCCCGCTGACGGAGCTCAACGGGGGAGAGTGGACGCCGGTTACCGGGCAGCTTATCGTGAACGCGCTTCGCTGGATAGAGAGCGAAGAGGAACTCGCGCTTCTCTCCACGGAGATAAAATCCTTGCTCGTCCAGAGCTTCACGCGCAGAGGCAGCAACCTCTTGGAAGACCTGCGGGCGCAGCTCAATTCGTCGCACAGCGCGGAGAATGTCCGGCTGTCGCAGTTCTGGCCGCATATACCGATACAGAGTGAAGAGGACGTACAGGTGGAATACTGCTACACAACCGCCGGTATGGAGGAGCTCAACGATTCGATGAAGAACATTGAAAAAATCGCGGGGACTTCGGACGTTCTGAAAATGTATTTTGACAACTTCAGGGCGGACTACCTCCTGGACTATGCGCAGGCGTGGGAAAAATTTGCGCGGAGCTTCACCGCCTCCGGCCCGTCGCTCAGGTATGGCAACCTTGTCACATACCCCGGTTACGAGAGGATAACGAAAGTGACCGACTTGCCGCATGTCAAAGTCTACCAGAAGATAATGACCGAGACAGCGCCCCTGCGTGACAGTAAAATCAAACCCTCGTGGGTCTCCAGCATGGGGCAGGTAGACGCGGTTGTGAACTACGCCATCATCAGCCAGGAGAAAAATAAAAAGCCGAATCTGATGGAAATGTTCTCCGCCATGGAGACAAATCCCAATCTTATGAATCAGCTTCGTACAGGCGTAAAGAGCCAGACGAAAGTCAGCGACCTTGTAAAAGCCTCCGATTCGATGCGGTCGTTCTTTGCAAACTGTTCGTCGCTGCTGGGCGTCTTCTCTAATCCGAATTCCGCCCTTCTGCTCTGCACTGCGAAATATGGGCGCGCGAAAGGTGCGGAACCGCCGAAAGGATTGCCCTACGGCGCCGCTCTCAATGACTTCAAAGCGGCCTTCTCACTGATAGACGAAGAATGGTCGCCTGCGCGGGAAGTTCTCGGCGGTATCCTTGACTTCATCGCTGCGGAGGCCACTATCGAAACGGCGAAAGTACTGCAGCTCCGCTGGGAGGACGAGGTGGTAAACGCCCCCGCCGTGCGCAGCGGAAGCGGAGGCGGGGACGCGATATTCGGAGAAAAGGGGCTGGTTCCAGCCTTTGTGCAGGAAAACCTCGGTGCGCTCCTCTCCTACAGCGGCGGCGTGCTGGAGCCGTCGACGTGGGAGGGGATGCCGTTCCCATTCGACGAAAAATTCTTGGACGCGCTTGTGCAGGGTGAGACGGCGGCATCACAGCTGCTGCCTCCGCAGCAGAGAGAGTCTTACGGCGTGACTGTCAGCTCGCGGCCGCCGCTTGTCAATCCTGAGGTGAAGGCGCGTCCGAACATGATGACGCTGACGCTTGAGGGTGAAGACGGCCCGCAGCAGCTCCTGAATCAGAATTTCCCCAAGGAGGCGTCGTTCACCTACAGCCCTAAGAAATCTGGAAAGACCGTGCTTGTCATAAGCTTTGCGGACTTTGAACTCAGGCGCGAATATCACGGATTCAAGGAGTTTGTCCAGGACTTCCGTACGGGAGAGAAGACCTTCTATCCGAAAGACTTCCCCAACGCGGCCCCGCTGATGGTCACCTCTGGGATAAAAACGGTGAAAGTGCCCATCCTCGTCTCCAACACGGAGGGAATTTTCACAGATCCGAAGGTGGAGACGCGGAACTTCCCGTCTCTGCCGCACAACATAACAAGGCTGGTGACGAACTGA